One genomic region from Streptomyces sp. Li-HN-5-11 encodes:
- a CDS encoding glycoside hydrolase family 3 C-terminal domain-containing protein, producing MDPVSNASNDIDSFVSALSPEEKASLGSGAAFWVTKRTAGLPAVVMEDGPHGVRHQPGDVDHMGIAPSDPATCFPPATALAQTWDPELVERVGEALGTEARSFGTDVLLGPGVNIKRDPRCGRNFEYFSEDPLLSGRMGAAWVRGLQRRGAGASVKHFAANNQEFERMRYSSDIDERPLREIYLRSFEHVVREARPWTVMAAYNRLNGVPATENHWLLTEVLRDEWGFDGLVVSDWGAVGDRVRAVRGGLDLQMPGGDAASDQEVVDAVRRGELDESVVTERARRAVQLAWRVDEARRARPDAAFDVDRHHRLAREVAGRAVVLLQNDGGVLPLSPEGGSIAVIGPFAVEPRIQGGGSSRVVPTKVDVAVDEIRAIAGSAAIAVADGYRYDGGDAERLRAEAARCAAGADVAVVFLGLTAAEEAEGTDRPGIDLPVHQLELLAAVAAVQPRTVAVVVHGGVVRLHEVAARVPAVLDGSLLGQAGGGAIADVLFGRVNPAGRLAETVPLRLEDAPSFPTYPGDQLHVRYGEGLFVGYRGYDRMKRDVAFPFGHGLSYTTFEYRDLHVGTTDDGIDVTVTVANTGTRGGHEVVQVYLAKDGGVQRPPVELKAFRSVRLAPGESSAVRLSIPREDLAHWDIALHRWVVEGGTYTVHAGASSRDLRLSQEVDVAADAVRRPFTEDSTIGELLVHPVGARALAQVMRHGAGQAQNTASQELGIDAQESGLRIPVGRVRSLSGGAALPKAELERLLEAVNAELGD from the coding sequence ATGGACCCCGTAAGCAACGCCTCGAACGACATCGACTCCTTCGTCAGCGCGCTGAGTCCGGAGGAGAAGGCGTCACTCGGCAGCGGAGCCGCGTTCTGGGTGACGAAGCGGACCGCTGGTCTCCCGGCGGTCGTGATGGAGGACGGCCCGCACGGTGTACGGCACCAGCCGGGAGACGTCGACCACATGGGAATCGCTCCCAGCGATCCCGCGACCTGCTTCCCGCCGGCCACCGCACTCGCCCAGACCTGGGACCCTGAGCTCGTCGAGCGCGTCGGCGAAGCGCTCGGCACCGAGGCGCGTTCCTTCGGCACCGATGTGCTCCTGGGCCCCGGCGTCAACATCAAGCGCGATCCGCGGTGCGGGCGGAACTTCGAGTACTTCTCCGAGGACCCGCTTCTCAGCGGCCGGATGGGCGCGGCATGGGTACGTGGGCTCCAGCGGCGGGGTGCCGGCGCCTCGGTGAAGCATTTCGCCGCGAACAACCAGGAGTTCGAGCGGATGCGGTACAGCTCCGACATCGACGAACGCCCCCTGCGGGAGATCTACCTGCGCTCCTTCGAGCATGTCGTGCGCGAGGCGCGGCCGTGGACGGTCATGGCCGCCTACAACCGCCTCAACGGCGTGCCCGCGACGGAGAACCACTGGCTCCTCACCGAAGTCCTGCGCGACGAGTGGGGCTTCGACGGTCTGGTGGTCAGCGACTGGGGAGCCGTCGGCGACCGGGTGCGTGCCGTGCGCGGCGGACTCGACCTCCAGATGCCCGGCGGGGACGCGGCCTCCGATCAGGAGGTGGTGGACGCCGTCCGGCGCGGTGAGCTGGACGAGTCGGTGGTCACCGAGCGTGCCCGCCGGGCCGTACAACTCGCCTGGCGTGTCGACGAGGCGCGGCGCGCCCGTCCCGACGCCGCCTTCGACGTCGACCGCCATCACCGCCTCGCGCGCGAGGTCGCCGGCCGGGCGGTCGTCCTGCTGCAGAACGACGGCGGTGTGCTGCCGCTCTCGCCCGAGGGAGGCTCGATCGCCGTCATCGGTCCCTTCGCGGTCGAGCCGCGCATCCAGGGCGGCGGCAGCTCACGCGTTGTGCCCACCAAGGTGGACGTGGCCGTGGACGAAATACGCGCGATCGCCGGATCCGCGGCCATCGCCGTCGCGGACGGCTACCGGTACGACGGCGGCGACGCCGAACGGCTGCGCGCCGAAGCAGCCCGTTGTGCGGCCGGTGCCGACGTCGCGGTCGTCTTCCTGGGCCTGACCGCCGCCGAGGAGGCCGAGGGCACGGACCGGCCCGGCATCGACCTGCCGGTCCATCAGCTGGAACTCCTGGCGGCCGTGGCCGCCGTGCAGCCGCGCACCGTGGCGGTCGTCGTGCACGGCGGGGTGGTGCGCCTGCACGAGGTCGCCGCACGGGTGCCGGCCGTGCTCGACGGCTCGCTTCTCGGGCAGGCCGGCGGGGGCGCGATCGCGGACGTGCTGTTCGGGCGGGTGAACCCCGCCGGGCGTCTCGCCGAGACGGTGCCGTTGCGCCTGGAGGACGCCCCCTCGTTCCCGACCTACCCGGGAGACCAGCTCCATGTCCGCTACGGCGAGGGCCTCTTCGTCGGCTACCGCGGCTACGACCGGATGAAGCGGGACGTTGCCTTCCCCTTCGGCCACGGCCTGTCCTACACCACCTTCGAGTACCGCGACCTGCACGTCGGCACCACGGACGACGGCATCGACGTCACTGTCACCGTCGCCAACACCGGTACCCGCGGCGGCCACGAGGTCGTCCAGGTCTACCTCGCCAAGGACGGCGGCGTGCAGCGTCCGCCGGTCGAGCTGAAGGCGTTCCGGAGCGTGCGTCTCGCGCCGGGTGAGTCGTCGGCGGTACGGCTGTCCATCCCCCGTGAGGACCTCGCCCATTGGGACATCGCGCTGCACCGGTGGGTCGTGGAGGGAGGCACGTACACCGTCCACGCCGGCGCGTCCAGCCGGGACCTGCGGCTGTCGCAGGAGGTCGACGTCGCTGCCGACGCCGTCCGGCGCCCCTTCACCGAGGACTCCACCATCGGGGAGTTGCTGGTCCACCCCGTGGGAGCGCGCGCCCTGGCCCAGGTCATGCGTCACGGCGCGGGACAGGCGCAGAACACCGCCTCTCAAGAGCTGGGCATCGACGCGCAGGAGTCGGGCCTGCGCATCCCGGTGGGCCGGGTTCGCTCGCTCAGTGGCGGGGCGGCGCTCCCCAAGGCCGAACTCGAGCGGCTTCTTGAGGCCGTCAACGCGGAGTTGGGCGACTGA
- a CDS encoding TetR/AcrR family transcriptional regulator: MSEPRTRLTAEDRKAQIIDHATRMIATTGYRGFSMSALAVACGLTRAGVLHHVGSKQELLVEVLRGKERESSREVQLAVVRAGRQDPRAVLDLLMRRNIERPEIVRLFTMLAAESISVDHPAHGYFVERIRRGARQLAPLFVDHTSDPEGMAVEILAFMDGIQLNWLRDPEIDIWARWTAFADRCFGTKGE; the protein is encoded by the coding sequence ATGAGCGAACCTCGCACCCGCCTGACGGCGGAGGACCGCAAAGCGCAGATCATCGACCACGCCACGCGCATGATCGCCACGACTGGTTACCGGGGTTTCTCCATGTCGGCTCTGGCTGTGGCGTGCGGCCTCACGCGCGCCGGCGTGCTCCATCACGTCGGCTCCAAGCAGGAACTCCTGGTCGAGGTGCTGCGGGGCAAGGAACGCGAGTCGAGCAGGGAAGTCCAGCTGGCCGTCGTGCGGGCGGGGAGGCAGGACCCGAGAGCGGTCCTCGACCTGCTGATGAGGAGGAACATCGAACGCCCCGAGATCGTTCGCCTGTTCACGATGCTGGCGGCGGAGTCCATCAGCGTGGATCACCCGGCCCACGGCTACTTCGTGGAACGCATCCGCAGGGGTGCCCGTCAGCTCGCTCCGTTGTTCGTCGACCACACCTCGGACCCCGAGGGGATGGCGGTCGAGATCCTCGCGTTCATGGACGGCATCCAGCTCAACTGGCTGCGAGATCCGGAGATCGACATCTGGGCGCGATGGACCGCGTTCGCCGACCGGTGTTTCGGCACGAAGGGCGAGTAG
- a CDS encoding alpha/beta fold hydrolase — MNRLDVEFLSGGVTCRAWLYLPEADTPPPVIVMAAGFAGTRGNFLPDFAERFCAAGYAILLFDYRHFGASDGLPRQLLDIKLQLQDYAAAVSFARRRPDVDGRRLILWGSSFSGGHVMATAARDGGVTAVIAQNSFADGLQSMARMKPRPSLRTNLRVIADVISARLGRDPVMIAVAGPDGADAMFASTDAWELVHSMKTEDPLVNEVPGRIAMQTMSYRPGRGLASVRCPVLLCVCESDKVCPPDVTIACGQKAPQGEVVTYPCGHFDIYTGEHFERAVSDQVAFLRRHVPVSSAAA, encoded by the coding sequence GTGAATCGCCTCGACGTGGAGTTCCTGTCCGGTGGGGTGACCTGTCGGGCATGGCTGTACCTCCCCGAAGCCGACACTCCCCCACCGGTGATCGTGATGGCCGCCGGTTTCGCGGGCACCCGCGGGAACTTCCTGCCCGATTTCGCGGAGCGCTTCTGTGCCGCCGGTTACGCGATCCTGCTGTTCGACTACCGCCACTTCGGCGCCAGCGACGGCCTGCCGCGTCAGCTGCTCGACATCAAGCTGCAGCTCCAGGACTACGCCGCGGCCGTGTCCTTCGCGCGCCGTCGCCCGGACGTCGACGGCAGGCGGCTCATCCTGTGGGGAAGCTCGTTCAGCGGGGGGCACGTCATGGCGACAGCGGCCCGCGACGGCGGCGTCACCGCCGTGATCGCGCAGAACTCCTTCGCCGACGGTCTCCAGTCGATGGCGCGAATGAAGCCGCGGCCGTCGCTCAGGACGAACCTGCGTGTCATCGCCGACGTGATCAGTGCTCGTCTGGGCAGGGACCCCGTCATGATCGCGGTTGCCGGTCCGGACGGGGCGGACGCCATGTTCGCGTCCACGGACGCCTGGGAGCTGGTGCACAGCATGAAGACCGAGGACCCGCTCGTCAACGAGGTTCCCGGCCGGATCGCCATGCAGACCATGTCGTACCGGCCCGGCCGCGGACTGGCGTCCGTGAGGTGCCCAGTGCTGCTGTGCGTCTGCGAGAGCGACAAAGTCTGCCCGCCGGACGTCACCATCGCGTGCGGGCAGAAGGCACCCCAGGGGGAGGTGGTGACATACCCCTGCGGGCACTTCGACATCTACACCGGTGAGCACTTCGAGCGTGCCGTCTCGGACCAGGTGGCATTCCTCCGGCGGCACGTGCCGGTCTCCTCGGCTGCCGCCTGA
- a CDS encoding SDR family oxidoreductase, with amino-acid sequence MTSVNGKVALITGGASGVGAAVARRLHDKGAKVVIADVDGPRLAAIGAELGPRAVTVQADVRNLAAMKAAVAEGVGAFGGIDIVVANAGVGSYGSVEHVDPQAWRTVIDINVVGVFHTVRAALPSVLERRGYILLVSPLGAYIGIPTFSAYHPSKVAVEHFGDVLRLEVGHRGVAVGSAHMTTVDTPMMRDSVADLGRPEDVIRLPKFSTKAVSADEVADAFVKGIENRKRRINCPQWVGLTRWLKPVFTTSWGDRTMRRIAPRLVEFTDSRMSALGRSTSLRAEQLKSH; translated from the coding sequence ATGACATCCGTGAACGGGAAAGTAGCGCTCATCACCGGCGGGGCGAGCGGGGTCGGTGCCGCGGTCGCGCGCCGACTGCACGACAAGGGCGCCAAGGTCGTGATCGCCGACGTCGACGGGCCGCGGTTGGCCGCCATCGGCGCCGAGCTCGGTCCCCGAGCGGTCACGGTGCAGGCCGATGTCCGCAACCTCGCGGCGATGAAGGCCGCGGTGGCGGAGGGCGTCGGCGCGTTCGGAGGCATCGACATCGTGGTCGCCAACGCCGGAGTCGGTTCGTACGGTTCCGTGGAACACGTCGACCCCCAGGCATGGCGCACTGTGATCGACATCAACGTCGTGGGGGTGTTCCACACTGTGCGCGCGGCGCTGCCCTCGGTCCTGGAGCGCCGTGGCTACATCCTGCTCGTGTCGCCCCTGGGTGCCTACATCGGCATCCCCACCTTCTCGGCGTATCACCCGTCGAAGGTCGCTGTGGAGCACTTCGGGGACGTACTCCGCCTCGAGGTCGGACACCGAGGTGTCGCCGTCGGCTCGGCGCACATGACCACGGTCGACACCCCGATGATGCGCGACTCCGTAGCTGATCTGGGCCGTCCGGAAGACGTCATCAGGCTGCCGAAGTTCTCGACGAAGGCGGTGTCGGCGGACGAGGTGGCGGACGCCTTCGTCAAGGGCATCGAGAACCGCAAGCGAAGGATCAACTGCCCCCAGTGGGTCGGCTTGACCAGGTGGTTGAAGCCGGTGTTCACAACGTCGTGGGGCGACCGGACCATGCGGAGGATCGCACCGCGGCTCGTGGAGTTCACCGACTCCCGGATGTCCGCGCTCGGCCGGTCCACCAGCCTGCGCGCCGAGCAGCTGAAGTCGCACTGA
- a CDS encoding IclR family transcriptional regulator, with product MTATRDDRAAIDKAVSLLLSFGDEASTGLGVSELSRRAGLSKSTTFRVLGVLVRNGVVEKEGSRYRLGSRLYDLGTQVYSAAHMQICEILTPFGADLLEMTRQTVHLAALRGTDVVYLGKLYGHHPIASPSRIGGLVPAHGTAVGKVLLAFDSAAFDAVTDQELPALTPRTITDPLLLASQLMRVRQTGVAYDDQEAAPDLTCVAAPVFGVNGRVVAAISVSGRVGTFEPRSHAAVLRKVVQAASQALHRAGIGSTSGQTRNALAS from the coding sequence ATGACCGCCACCCGCGATGACCGGGCCGCGATCGACAAGGCCGTGAGCCTGCTTCTGTCGTTCGGTGATGAAGCCAGTACCGGTCTCGGCGTCAGTGAGCTCTCGCGGCGCGCCGGTCTCAGCAAGTCGACGACATTCCGCGTGCTGGGTGTGCTCGTACGCAACGGCGTGGTCGAGAAGGAAGGAAGCCGCTACCGGCTCGGCTCACGCCTCTACGACCTGGGGACGCAGGTGTACTCCGCCGCGCACATGCAGATCTGCGAGATCCTCACGCCGTTCGGAGCCGACCTTCTGGAGATGACTCGCCAGACCGTGCACCTCGCGGCGCTGCGCGGTACCGACGTGGTCTACCTGGGCAAACTGTACGGGCATCATCCGATTGCGAGTCCTTCCCGGATCGGAGGGCTCGTGCCGGCCCACGGCACCGCGGTGGGCAAAGTCCTGCTGGCGTTCGACTCCGCAGCCTTCGACGCCGTCACCGACCAGGAACTGCCCGCGCTCACCCCGCGCACCATCACCGACCCTCTCCTCCTCGCCTCGCAACTGATGCGCGTCCGGCAAACGGGCGTGGCCTACGACGACCAAGAGGCCGCGCCCGACCTCACCTGCGTCGCCGCCCCGGTTTTCGGAGTGAACGGCCGGGTGGTCGCGGCCATCTCGGTCTCCGGCCGGGTGGGCACCTTCGAGCCTCGCAGCCACGCTGCTGTACTGCGCAAGGTCGTGCAGGCGGCGTCACAGGCTCTGCACAGGGCCGGGATCGGTTCCACGAGCGGGCAAACACGTAACGCGCTGGCTTCGTGA
- a CDS encoding alpha/beta hydrolase — MREFLSIPVTAELIPALRQGDPTPRATDEDLRRGGAYRFEERSVPGPAGAPDVSLLVCRPTAASTGSGALYWIHGGGMFIGDSRSGLQFMLELAEQFSLAVISVDYRLAPENPHPAPVEDCYAGLLWTVEHAGELGVDPGRIVVGGVSAGGGLAAAVTLLARDRGGPALLGQLLLCPMLDDRNDTPSALQMAGHGVWDRTANDTGWTALLGEARGGPDVSPYAAPARATDLSGLPPAFIDVGSAETFRDEDVAYAARIWQAGGRAELHVWPGGFHGFDGLAPHAAVSQDARDARARWLRRLLGT; from the coding sequence ATGCGGGAGTTCCTGTCCATTCCCGTCACTGCCGAACTGATCCCGGCGCTCCGCCAGGGCGACCCCACGCCGCGGGCCACGGACGAAGACCTGCGCCGCGGCGGCGCGTACCGCTTCGAGGAGCGCAGCGTGCCCGGGCCGGCGGGCGCACCGGACGTCTCGCTGCTGGTCTGCCGGCCCACGGCCGCGTCGACCGGCAGCGGTGCGCTCTACTGGATCCACGGCGGCGGGATGTTCATCGGGGACAGCCGCAGCGGCCTGCAGTTCATGCTCGAGCTCGCTGAGCAGTTCTCGCTCGCGGTCATCTCGGTGGATTACCGGCTCGCGCCGGAGAACCCGCATCCCGCGCCGGTCGAGGACTGCTACGCCGGCCTCCTCTGGACGGTCGAGCACGCCGGCGAGCTCGGCGTCGACCCCGGCCGCATCGTCGTCGGCGGCGTCAGCGCGGGGGGCGGGCTGGCCGCCGCGGTGACCCTGCTGGCGCGCGACCGCGGGGGCCCGGCCCTGCTCGGGCAGCTGCTGCTGTGCCCGATGCTCGACGACCGCAACGACACCCCCTCGGCGCTCCAGATGGCCGGGCACGGTGTGTGGGACCGGACCGCCAACGACACCGGCTGGACCGCGCTGCTCGGCGAGGCCCGCGGCGGCCCTGATGTCTCCCCCTACGCCGCGCCGGCGCGGGCGACCGACCTCTCCGGACTGCCCCCGGCCTTCATCGACGTCGGCTCGGCGGAGACCTTCCGCGACGAGGACGTCGCCTACGCCGCGCGCATCTGGCAGGCCGGTGGCCGTGCGGAACTGCACGTCTGGCCCGGCGGTTTCCACGGCTTCGACGGCCTGGCACCGCACGCCGCCGTGTCCCAGGACGCCCGTGACGCGCGGGCGCGGTGGCTGCGGCGGCTCCTCGGTACCTGA
- a CDS encoding GAF domain-containing protein yields MSNAEGVAALVDLDLLERVTVVVDAAARGNVDTTLRSIVDVADSVISESLAATVVLVDGQVSSGLRLAACRGLSDRYQNAMISDPDQFRASAAARAIRSGRPVLVSDLLGDEDYRRWWHLARHEGYRSLLATPMMVGQAAIGSLNIYRRVVGELPRQEILLAEIFARVAASVLQTSLLLADRDNQVSALGRLVRALQDQAHEHSNRLQAIGGLLAIGELEGAKAFISDVSEAAASLRSAVTQRIAHATTSGLLVALSGVAAQQGIRVEVDHRSRFERPPANLSDSQLVTILGNLVDNAIAAVADEPEFRRHITVLVLDQDDQLLIEVSDGGTGLTMSLDEALEWGATSKSQHLGAGLALVNRIVASAMGVLDATHHADGTTFTVRIPVVKAGPLSP; encoded by the coding sequence GTGAGCAATGCCGAGGGCGTGGCAGCGCTGGTGGATCTGGACCTGCTCGAGAGGGTCACCGTTGTCGTCGACGCTGCAGCGCGCGGGAACGTCGACACGACGCTTCGCAGCATCGTCGACGTGGCCGACTCGGTGATCAGCGAGTCCTTGGCAGCAACCGTCGTACTCGTCGACGGACAGGTCTCGAGCGGGCTTCGCCTCGCTGCGTGCCGTGGACTTTCCGACCGGTACCAGAACGCGATGATCAGCGACCCGGATCAGTTTCGGGCGAGTGCCGCGGCACGGGCGATCCGCAGCGGCCGGCCGGTGCTGGTCTCCGACCTGCTGGGTGACGAGGACTACCGCCGCTGGTGGCACCTCGCTCGACACGAGGGCTATCGGTCGCTGCTGGCAACCCCGATGATGGTGGGACAGGCGGCGATCGGGTCGCTCAACATCTACCGCCGTGTCGTCGGCGAACTTCCGCGCCAGGAGATCCTGCTGGCCGAGATCTTCGCCCGGGTGGCCGCGAGTGTTCTGCAGACTTCGCTCCTGCTCGCGGACCGGGACAACCAGGTTTCGGCGCTCGGACGCCTCGTGCGCGCTCTTCAGGACCAGGCTCACGAGCATTCCAACCGGCTCCAGGCGATCGGTGGTCTCCTCGCCATCGGTGAGCTGGAAGGCGCCAAGGCATTCATCTCCGACGTGTCCGAGGCCGCCGCGTCCCTGCGATCCGCCGTCACTCAGCGAATCGCCCATGCGACCACGTCCGGCCTGCTCGTCGCGCTGTCCGGGGTCGCGGCACAACAAGGAATCAGGGTCGAGGTCGATCACCGCAGTCGATTCGAACGTCCGCCGGCCAACCTCAGTGACTCCCAGCTTGTGACGATCTTGGGAAACCTCGTCGACAATGCCATCGCCGCCGTGGCCGACGAGCCGGAATTCCGTCGCCACATCACCGTCCTGGTCCTTGACCAGGATGACCAGCTCCTCATCGAGGTCAGCGACGGCGGCACCGGGCTGACGATGTCGCTCGACGAAGCACTGGAGTGGGGGGCCACCTCCAAGTCCCAGCACCTCGGCGCGGGACTCGCGCTCGTCAACCGGATCGTCGCTTCCGCCATGGGTGTGCTTGACGCAACGCACCATGCCGACGGGACGACCTTCACGGTTCGGATACCGGTCGTCAAGGCGGGACCGCTCTCGCCCTGA
- a CDS encoding response regulator encodes MTDTFRVLIVEDDAVIARVYSTLVGAMPSFTVVGTARTAADGLTKVRQSEPHLVLLDYGLPGGASGVDLLRKIRSSGSRVEVLAITAHSSTDLVRESMRLGVLDYLVKPFSEERLRQALNQFISISAQVRATALAQKDVDRLRESSAPVKQWIPRELSGDRLEVVRDLLNQFDGPRSAEEVAEQLDSSRVTARRYLEFLVSLREAEVTVDADKPGRPRKLYAIRPRPGSR; translated from the coding sequence ATGACCGACACGTTTCGTGTGTTGATTGTCGAAGACGACGCAGTGATCGCTCGGGTCTACTCCACGCTCGTGGGTGCCATGCCGAGCTTCACCGTCGTGGGCACGGCCCGCACGGCCGCCGACGGTCTGACGAAGGTCAGGCAGTCGGAGCCGCACCTCGTCCTGCTGGACTACGGCCTGCCCGGCGGCGCGAGTGGGGTCGACCTTCTGCGCAAGATACGGTCCAGCGGCAGCCGGGTCGAGGTACTCGCGATCACCGCTCACTCCTCGACGGATCTGGTGCGCGAGTCGATGCGCCTCGGTGTGCTCGACTACCTCGTCAAGCCGTTCTCGGAGGAACGCCTGCGGCAGGCGCTCAACCAGTTCATCAGCATCTCCGCTCAGGTGCGTGCCACAGCGCTCGCGCAGAAAGACGTCGATCGCCTTCGGGAGTCGTCGGCACCGGTCAAGCAGTGGATTCCGCGCGAGCTCTCCGGCGACAGACTCGAAGTCGTCCGTGACCTGCTGAACCAGTTCGACGGTCCGCGGTCGGCCGAGGAGGTGGCAGAGCAGCTGGACAGCTCACGTGTCACGGCCCGTCGGTATCTCGAGTTCCTCGTCTCGCTGCGAGAGGCGGAGGTGACCGTCGATGCCGACAAGCCCGGCCGGCCGCGAAAGCTGTACGCGATCCGGCCGCGGCCGG